A single window of Channa argus isolate prfri chromosome 12, Channa argus male v1.0, whole genome shotgun sequence DNA harbors:
- the nit1 gene encoding deaminated glutathione amidase isoform X2, whose product MFNIRCILGSSAKCWISLPVCRQQIRMCTVPHPVAALCQVTATPDKEANFSACKQLVEDAKEQGASMVFLPEGFDFIGSSREETLSLSESLAGDTVSRYTQLARKLEVWLSLGGFHERGPDWETDRRIYNSHIIINDKGDIVSVYRKSHLFDVELPEKGVSLKESGFTIPGPTLVSPVQTPIGKVGLGICYDLRFPELSVALQRHGAEILTYPSAFTVATGAAHWEVGRHHKKRSSYGHALVVDPWGEVLGDCGGEKPGVMLVKIDLEKVSSTRRNMPVQQHRRDNGFYQSLEKT is encoded by the exons ATGTTCAACATCAGGTGCATTTTGGGATCATCTGCAAAGTGTTGgatttctcttcctgtctgcagACAACAGATAAG GATGTGCACTGTACCTCACCCGGTGGCTGCACTGTGTCAGGTGACAGCCACTCCAGACAAAGAGGCCAACTTCTCTGCTTGCAAACAGCTCGTGGAGGACGCCAAGGAGCAGGGAGCCAGCATGGTTTTTCTGCCTGAAGGGTTTGACTTCATCGGATCGAGTCGTGAGGAGACACTGTCACTGTCTGAGAGCCTGGCAGGAGACACAGTGTCAAGATACACTCAACTAGCCAG AAAGTTGGAGGTGTGGCTGTCTCTCGGAGGATTTCATGAAAGAGGACCTGACTGGGAGACTGACAGACGCATCTACAACAGTCACATCATAATTAATGATAAAG GTGACATCGTTTCAGTCTACAGGAAATCCCATTTGTTCGATGTGGAACTGCCAGAAAAAGGTGTATCCCTTAAGGAAAGTGGCTTCACCATCCCCGGACCCACTCTTGTGTCTCCGGTCCAAACTCCCATTGGCAAG gtgGGTTTGGGCATCTGCTATGATCTAAGGTTTCCTGAATTATCAGTAGCTTTGCAAAGGCATGGGGCTGAGATCCTGACGTACCCATCAGCCTTTACTGTAGCAACAGGAGCTGCTCACTGGGAG GTCGGTCGACACCACAAGAAGCGCTCCTCATATGGCCACGCCCTGGTGGTGGACCCCTGGGGTGAAGTGCTGGGTGACTGTGGAGGGGAGAAACCGGGCGTAATGTTGGTGAAGATCGACCTGGAGAAAGTCAGCAGCACCAGGAGAAACATGCCGGTCCAACAGCACCGTAGAGATAATGGCTTCTACCAGAGTCTGGAGAAAACCTGA
- the nit1 gene encoding deaminated glutathione amidase isoform X1 — protein MFNIRCILGSSAKCWISLPVCRQQIRMCTVPHPVAALCQVTATPDKEANFSACKQLVEDAKEQGASMVFLPEGFDFIGSSREETLSLSESLAGDTVSRYTQLARKLEVWLSLGGFHERGPDWETDRRIYNSHIIINDKGDIVSVYRKSHLFDVELPEKGVSLKESGFTIPGPTLVSPVQTPIGKVGLGICYDLRFPELSVALQRHGAEILTYPSAFTVATGAAHWEVLLRARAIETQCFVLAAAQVGRHHKKRSSYGHALVVDPWGEVLGDCGGEKPGVMLVKIDLEKVSSTRRNMPVQQHRRDNGFYQSLEKT, from the exons ATGTTCAACATCAGGTGCATTTTGGGATCATCTGCAAAGTGTTGgatttctcttcctgtctgcagACAACAGATAAG GATGTGCACTGTACCTCACCCGGTGGCTGCACTGTGTCAGGTGACAGCCACTCCAGACAAAGAGGCCAACTTCTCTGCTTGCAAACAGCTCGTGGAGGACGCCAAGGAGCAGGGAGCCAGCATGGTTTTTCTGCCTGAAGGGTTTGACTTCATCGGATCGAGTCGTGAGGAGACACTGTCACTGTCTGAGAGCCTGGCAGGAGACACAGTGTCAAGATACACTCAACTAGCCAG AAAGTTGGAGGTGTGGCTGTCTCTCGGAGGATTTCATGAAAGAGGACCTGACTGGGAGACTGACAGACGCATCTACAACAGTCACATCATAATTAATGATAAAG GTGACATCGTTTCAGTCTACAGGAAATCCCATTTGTTCGATGTGGAACTGCCAGAAAAAGGTGTATCCCTTAAGGAAAGTGGCTTCACCATCCCCGGACCCACTCTTGTGTCTCCGGTCCAAACTCCCATTGGCAAG gtgGGTTTGGGCATCTGCTATGATCTAAGGTTTCCTGAATTATCAGTAGCTTTGCAAAGGCATGGGGCTGAGATCCTGACGTACCCATCAGCCTTTACTGTAGCAACAGGAGCTGCTCACTGGGAG GTATTACTTCGTGCACGGGCAATTGAAACCCAGTGCTTTGTTCTGGCTGCTGCACAGGTCGGTCGACACCACAAGAAGCGCTCCTCATATGGCCACGCCCTGGTGGTGGACCCCTGGGGTGAAGTGCTGGGTGACTGTGGAGGGGAGAAACCGGGCGTAATGTTGGTGAAGATCGACCTGGAGAAAGTCAGCAGCACCAGGAGAAACATGCCGGTCCAACAGCACCGTAGAGATAATGGCTTCTACCAGAGTCTGGAGAAAACCTGA